One Actinoplanes missouriensis 431 DNA segment encodes these proteins:
- the yczE gene encoding membrane protein YczE, with amino-acid sequence MDLLRRVPQLFVGLFLYGVSMALMVESNLGLNPWDVFHQGLSEVTGISFGWIVLLVGVPVLLLWIPLRQRPGFGTVANLVVVGFSADAALAVLPAGEALPARIGYLVGGILLNGFATGLYIGSRMGPGPRDGLMTGLAARFPKISLRLIRTGLELSVLGAGFLLGGTAGIGTIAYAVTIGPLVHLFLPALTVRPRAGHAVAGAGPDVRPMPVP; translated from the coding sequence ATGGACCTCTTACGGCGCGTGCCGCAACTGTTCGTCGGACTCTTCCTCTACGGGGTGTCGATGGCCCTCATGGTCGAGTCGAACCTCGGGCTGAACCCCTGGGACGTGTTCCATCAGGGACTCTCCGAGGTGACCGGGATCAGCTTCGGCTGGATCGTGCTGCTGGTCGGCGTGCCGGTGCTGCTGCTCTGGATCCCGCTGCGCCAGCGGCCCGGCTTCGGCACCGTCGCGAACCTGGTCGTGGTCGGCTTCTCCGCCGACGCCGCCCTCGCGGTGCTCCCGGCCGGCGAGGCGCTTCCGGCCCGGATCGGCTACCTGGTCGGCGGCATCCTGCTGAACGGTTTCGCCACCGGCCTCTACATCGGCTCCCGGATGGGCCCCGGACCCCGCGACGGGCTGATGACCGGCCTCGCCGCCCGCTTTCCCAAGATCTCCCTGCGGCTGATCCGCACCGGCCTCGAGCTGAGCGTGCTCGGCGCCGGCTTCCTGCTCGGCGGAACAGCAGGGATCGGGACCATCGCGTACGCCGTGACGATCGGTCCCCTGGTCCACCTCTTCCTGCCGGCGCTCACCGTGCGCCCCCGTGCCGGCCACGCCGTGGCGGGCGCCGGCCCCGATGTGCGCCCGATGCCGGTCCCATAG
- the yczR gene encoding MocR-like transcription factor YczR, whose protein sequence is MTTSVRGDQLARLLGRWHSLPGRRRSPDYAALAGAVRGLLADGRLALGVRLPAERELAEALAISRTTVSAAYRALRETGHLTSRRGAGSWTTLPHGHRVATSGLWTPDDDLDMIDLGCAASAAPVELVPAARAAADDLPRYLGSAGYHPTGLPELRAAVAEAYTARGVTTSPEQIMITSGTQQALDLVLRLSVPVGSPVLVETPTYPNALAALAARRARISTHGLDIETGWDGEMLLGALRQTRPRLAYVIPEFHNPTGHLMPAELRERLVAGAHAAGAELVVDESFVDLPLDGQEMPPPVAVFDRHSRVTSIGGMSKAYWGGLRIGWVRASAPLVQRLAAIRVGVDMGSPVLEQLVAVHLLRGAPEIVAARRAQLRFRRDAVVTALREMLPEWRFVVPAGGVTLWAELDGPISSALSRAAEDLGVRLAPGPRFGLDGTLERFLRVPFTLAADDLVEAVRRIAAVRHDLDHAPRPTWRSPVVIT, encoded by the coding sequence ATGACAACGTCGGTACGAGGTGACCAATTGGCCCGGCTGCTGGGGCGGTGGCACTCGTTGCCCGGTCGCCGGCGCAGCCCTGACTACGCCGCGCTGGCCGGCGCGGTCCGCGGTCTGCTCGCCGACGGGCGGCTGGCCCTCGGCGTGCGGCTGCCGGCCGAGCGGGAGCTCGCCGAAGCGCTGGCGATCAGCCGCACCACGGTGTCCGCGGCGTACCGGGCTCTGCGCGAGACCGGCCACCTGACCAGCCGGCGCGGCGCGGGCAGCTGGACCACGCTGCCGCACGGCCACCGGGTCGCCACCTCCGGACTGTGGACGCCGGACGACGATCTCGACATGATCGATCTCGGCTGTGCCGCGTCGGCCGCCCCGGTCGAGCTCGTGCCGGCCGCCCGGGCCGCCGCCGACGACCTGCCGCGATACCTGGGCAGCGCGGGGTACCACCCGACCGGGTTGCCCGAGCTGCGGGCGGCGGTCGCCGAGGCGTACACGGCCCGGGGTGTGACCACCTCACCCGAGCAGATCATGATCACCAGCGGCACCCAGCAGGCCCTCGACCTGGTGCTGCGGCTCTCCGTGCCGGTGGGGTCGCCGGTGCTCGTGGAGACGCCGACGTACCCGAACGCGCTGGCCGCGCTCGCCGCCCGGCGTGCCCGGATCAGCACCCACGGCCTCGACATCGAGACCGGCTGGGACGGCGAGATGCTCCTCGGCGCCCTGCGGCAGACCAGGCCCCGGCTCGCGTACGTCATTCCCGAGTTCCACAATCCGACCGGTCACCTGATGCCTGCCGAGCTGCGGGAACGTCTCGTGGCCGGCGCACACGCGGCAGGCGCCGAACTGGTCGTTGACGAGTCCTTCGTCGACCTGCCGCTGGACGGTCAGGAGATGCCGCCGCCGGTCGCGGTCTTCGACAGGCACTCGCGCGTCACGTCGATCGGGGGGATGAGCAAGGCGTACTGGGGAGGGCTGCGGATCGGCTGGGTCCGCGCCTCGGCGCCGCTCGTGCAGCGGCTCGCCGCGATCCGGGTCGGCGTCGACATGGGCAGCCCGGTGCTGGAGCAGCTGGTCGCCGTCCACCTGCTCCGCGGTGCGCCGGAGATCGTGGCGGCCCGGCGCGCGCAGCTGCGATTCCGCCGGGACGCCGTGGTGACCGCGCTGCGCGAGATGCTGCCGGAGTGGCGGTTCGTGGTGCCGGCCGGCGGGGTGACGCTCTGGGCGGAGCTGGACGGGCCGATCTCCAGTGCTCTCTCCCGGGCCGCCGAGGATCTCGGAGTGCGGCTCGCGCCCGGCCCGCGGTTCGGGCTGGACGGGACGCTGGAACGGTTCCTGCGGGTGCCGTTCACGCTGGCGGCCGACGACCTGGTGGAGGCGGTCCGGCGGATCGCGGCGGTCCGGCACGACCTCGATCATGCGCCACGCCCGACCTGGCGCAGCCCCGTGGTGATCACCTGA